CAAGGTCTGATGGTTTCCTCGGCAACGAAGTATCCCGATGCCTGTATTGCGTTCTTGAAGTATCTGACCAACAGTGCTAATGCAGAAAAGCTGGTCAAGGATGCAAAAATGTTCAGTACAGTCATTGGTGCCATAAATGAGAAATCTGCCGATATGAAGCAGATGCAGATTGCTGAGACAATCAAGAAAGCAAGTTCAATCAATCTTTGGCTTGATAATGCAACTGATAGCGAAGTTGTGGCGGTATACCTTTCTGGTATCCAGGCGATGGTCGGCGGAAGCATGACACCTGAGCAGGTGATGGCAACTGTGCAGAAGAAAGCAGCACAGGTGAAGGCTGAGAAATAGAAAGTTTGGTTGAAGAGGAGATACGGAAGTGTATTTGCAGACGTTGATATCATCTCTAGTCCAGATGTGTTTGATGATAGGCTTAGGATATTATCTGAAGAGGACAAACATATTGTCATCGGAACATATAAGTGGGCTTTCAAATTTGCTTTTATCTGTGATCCTTCCGTTCTCCATTCTCGCTTCTGGAAATCAGTACTTTTCAAACGGATTGGCCCAGTCGTTAGCCTTCACGGTAGTGATCGTGGGAGCGTACTACTCTCTTACACTGCTTATTTCTTGGTTGCTTTTTAAATGGGTAATCAAGGAAAAAGGAAAGGTGGGAGTGTCCATCACCATGACTGTCTTTGCCAACACGGGGTTCATGGGTTTTCCATTGGCTATGATTCTATATGGTTCTAAAGGGCTTTTGTATGCGGCTGTGTATAATTTGCTATACAATTTATTTCTGTTTTCTTTTGGGGTTAAGCTACTTGGGGCCGACACCAGGTCAATTTCCTGGAAGGAGATCGTAAGCGATCCGCTTACCATTTCCTCCATTTTGGCTATCATCCTTTTTATCAGCCCCATCAAGCTTCCCCAGGTCATCCAAGCGACGCTAGAGGCAGTTGGGGACATGACCGGCCCCGTTTCGATGGTTATAGTTGGTGCGTGGATGGTAGGGGTGAATTGGAAACGAATCCTCTTGTCCAAGTTCGCATATGTTGTGTGTTTTATCAGGTTGCTGGTCTATCCCTTGATAACGCTGCTTATTCTCAAGTGTTTCAATCTGAGACCGGA
The sequence above is drawn from the uncultured Sphaerochaeta sp. genome and encodes:
- a CDS encoding AEC family transporter translates to MYLQTLISSLVQMCLMIGLGYYLKRTNILSSEHISGLSNLLLSVILPFSILASGNQYFSNGLAQSLAFTVVIVGAYYSLTLLISWLLFKWVIKEKGKVGVSITMTVFANTGFMGFPLAMILYGSKGLLYAAVYNLLYNLFLFSFGVKLLGADTRSISWKEIVSDPLTISSILAIILFISPIKLPQVIQATLEAVGDMTGPVSMVIVGAWMVGVNWKRILLSKFAYVVCFIRLLVYPLITLLILKCFNLRPEMIGTIVLLTALPIGSLNVIFAQKYGADVVYVNETMLLSLFFSMITIPVVMMLV